AAAGATGGAACTATTCTAAATGTGGTTATCTTTTTACTATAAATACAGTGACactcaatctactaaaaacctgtttaaaatTCTtgttaacttaagtatcggagtctcgtACCATCTCCACCTCCGCATGTTAAACTCGGGCGACGGCACTGTGGTACCAACACCAATTGGACGCTGGCTTAGAAGGAGTCTAAACCTCACATTTAGGTCTAAATTACCGTTTCAGGTAATCCTTGGaagaaatataaataagagtattCTTCAatgttaaaagataaaataaatttaaaatttttaataaaatattttttgataaaattattcgttctaattttaaaatatacaataaatactTAATAtgcaaatatatttatatattttgtataaaaatgaCTCACAAATATATAGATTTATTTCTTATACTTTGTAATTATAGCTTTtaaatgtaattaaaaataacataattatgtATTAAGTTTAGCTAACATGTGTCTTTATATGAATACATGATAAATTTATcactaataaagtaataatagataatagattatTCATTTAGGATAATTGTATATAACaagagaatttgaatttaaaGGTATAAGTTATTTGTAATAAACATTTGTATATAATAAAGTATTGTtatttaccaaattttttttctcttatatttttaattttcttgataAATATTAAGAGTTGAGATGATTTGATCTTAGTCCAAGAGATTGAAAGAGACTAAATACCAGTCTTATAGTGATGGAGTATGTCTAAAATTGTGATATATTATACAAAGAGAACTATATATGTAGTCAACCTTAAAACTTGCAATTTTTCAAGAGATACCACTTGAAAAGCAAAGCAAAAAATTACATGCCTCCGTCTTTGGTAGTAAAGGGTACAGTTGAGAATTAGTGATGGCGGAATTCGGATTGTGATAAAAAATTTGGAGTTAGATTAGCAGGAGTAGTTTGAAATTTTGGATCATTTTTAAAGTCCATCTTTGATAATTATAATGttagtttcatttttttataGGCAGATTTGTCAGTATTTTGAATATTAATGAATATAAATAAtagtttattttaaaaacataaaaattaaaatgcaaactAATTATAACTTCTTTTTGTTAGATTGCATGTGAtttgtattaaaatatttttatatgctcagttttattattatattattattctaaAACTATTtcactattaaataatatttaagggTGCATCATTCAGCATTTTAGCATTTTTTTTTATTCgagtgaattaattaaaaaataaaaattaatttttaattaatcaatattagaatttagaataatTATAGTTTAAGATTAGGGTTAAGGGTTTATGATTTAAAACTTAGATTTTGAGATtacgaaaataattttaaaaaattaatgaatgTGAGCTGAAAAAGTTAGGTAACTAGTATTAGacatcaattaattaatcaatactTTAGCATGACTGACGATTATTTCGagtgaatatatataaaataatttcgtGAATGATGGACAGAATAATAACTAGACTACAGAATTAAAATTGTGAGAGACAATGTATGTACATAGAAGTGTGAAAGGAGATAACCTAAATCTATCTAGGATCTATGTAAACAAAGTAACAAAATGTACATGTGGAGTGTAGTTATCGAGATGTACCGAAAATACCTACTTCCGTTAACCAGTAAAGCaaacataaaaactaattaattagttagaAGAATTCAAGGTTAAttaaacagttttttttttttttccttttatcagTTTATGTATAATATTGTTGGAGGAAAGCCAACTTCTATGCAGCCGTACAATTTGCAAGGTAGGCAGTTGCGGTGAAGGAAAAAGGCAAGTGAGAGTCGAATTAATCACACGGCTCTATAGGCATCCCGGTCGGAAGTGACTAAAGTAGTAGAAGAGTATTCTCCATCACTTTCAGCCTCCTTCAAGTCTTCGATTTGGTCAAGAGCTTCCTTGATATCTAACCTTCTTTCCACGTTCTCCTCGCAACAACTCAAGCCAATCTTTAAGAGTTTGAGCAATTCAGCTTTACTATTGCCAAATCCTCCCATGTCTGCGTCAAACACGTCGCTGGTGTGCTTCTCGGTAATCATGGTATTGACCCAACTGGCAATGTCCGAATCACTGTTATGTGTCTGTGCCAGATAGTTCTCTGGAAATTTACCTGTCAAAATCTCTAGAATCAGAATTCCAAAACTCCACATATCAGTCTTCCTTGTTATACGCCCAAGTTGAGCATACTCGGGTGATCTGTAAGGCATGATGACTTGTTGGGCACGATCAAGGTTGATCAAAGGACTGAGCCCATAATCGGTCAGTAGGGGCTCAAAAGATTCATCCAAAAGCACATTGGAAGATTTGAGGTGACCATGAGGCGTAACAACGCTTGGGAGTGCGTTGTATAGGTAGGCCAATCCCCTCGCCACACCTTTCACTATTTTCAATCGGGTTGGCCAGTCAAGCCCCTGCTTTTTATTCTTGTGATTTCCTACAACaatcatatatttatatttgttaatAAGCTGTGCTTTCATAAATATCAAAGTACATTTGAAGTGGAcaaagatatatattaaaattaataaatatcaaagtacatttaaaaaattgattttaatggataaaaatatatttcaaatcTTAAATTCCGGTGACAACATGGTACTTTTATATAGTGTGTATTTTGATATTTATACCAAACTctactttttagtttttaatttgcaCAACAATAAATATATACCATGAAGATGGCTGGCTAAGCAACGATTTTGAACATAGGCAGAGATCAAGAGCTTCTCTTCTTTCCTATAGTAATAGGCCATGTAGGGCAGAATATTGGGATGGTTGAGGTTTCCAAGCCTTCTCATGTGCTCATGGAACTCCTCTCTCGGCACATTGTTCATTTGCTTGTACCTCTTGACAACCACAGCTTGACCGTCCAGGATAACGGCCTTGTAGGAAGAGCCAAATGTGTTACTGCCTAGAATTTCGGCCGAGGCCCTTAACAAATCCTGCAAATCAAACTTGAGTCCGGTGTCACAATTCAGGAATAAGAGCTTGCCTTGCTCCACCTTCTTGGAATGTACAGAACTGAGCACCTGCTTAGGAGTTGTAGCAGCATCATATTGTTCCGCTAGGCTTTTGGTTTTGACGTAAACGGGAGGAACGAACTTGTCGGAGGTCTGGCCTTGGAACTTTGGGacctcattattatttatttgattgagatcGCGAGACTTGAGTCTCAACCGCCATATGACTAAGACTGTAACCAGGAAAGCTACAACCACCGCCACCACGATCACAATCACTACAGTTTTCATAACCTGGTCTTTGCCTTGACCATCCTGGCTTCCTGTTGTAGCTGGTGGGCAAGGATTTGTCAGTGGTCGCCCGCATAAACGTCTGTTTCCTGCAAAATAAATAACCCTACGATATTCAGATTCAATtctattttattcaatttaataaGGGACACGGAGACAGGGAATTAAGTACCGCTAAAGGAGGTAGGATCGAAGGTGCTTAGACTGGCTGGGATGGGGCCCTCTAAATCATTGTTAGCGAGGTTGAAAGTCTTTAAACCATTGCTGCGTGGAAAATCGGGAATTTGGCCGTGAAACTTGTTTGCATCAAGCCTGAGGTAGAGGAGACTAGGCAATGCGGCAATGGAAGAAGGAATTTTACCGGTGAAATCGTTATTTGCCAAATAAAGCTTTCTCAATCGACTCAAACCTGCAAATGCATCATCAGGTATGTCTCCGGAGAAATGATTAAAGGACAGGAAGAGGGCCTTCAAATTGGGCAGCATCTTAATGTTGGGCAAGGGACCCGCAAAGGTATTGTTCATTAGGCTAAGCATCCGCAAAGCGGGCATTGAAGAGAGAGAAGCCATGTCAATGTTGCCGTTGAGGCCCATGCTCTCCAGGCGTAACCCCCAAACTTTGTCTTGATTACAATACAGACCCACCCAACTGGCAGTGTTGCCAGAGCACGGTGGCTTTGGGTTTATGGATGGATCCCAGCTGCTGAGGGCAACCGCATTTCTCAATGAAGCCCTGAACTTCAAGAGCGCCTCAGCATCCGAATAGGAAGAGCACGGTGATAGAATCCCCAAAAGAGCAACAATAATAATGTTAACGAACGTGAACAATAACTGGACATTGTTGGATGCTGCAGGTGCGCGCACAAGCAAAGCCGAGCGCGCGCCCATTCGCCTTGATGATGATGACAATTATG
The nucleotide sequence above comes from Arachis hypogaea cultivar Tifrunner unplaced genomic scaffold, arahy.Tifrunner.gnm2.J5K5 arahy.Tifrunner.gnm2.scaffold_45, whole genome shotgun sequence. Encoded proteins:
- the LOC114926230 gene encoding pollen receptor-like kinase 4, whose protein sequence is MGARSALLVRAPAASNNVQLLFTFVNIIIVALLGILSPCSSYSDAEALLKFRASLRNAVALSSWDPSINPKPPCSGNTASWVGLYCNQDKVWGLRLESMGLNGNIDMASLSSMPALRMLSLMNNTFAGPLPNIKMLPNLKALFLSFNHFSGDIPDDAFAGLSRLRKLYLANNDFTGKIPSSIAALPSLLYLRLDANKFHGQIPDFPRSNGLKTFNLANNDLEGPIPASLSTFDPTSFSGNRRLCGRPLTNPCPPATTGSQDGQGKDQVMKTVVIVIVVAVVVAFLVTVLVIWRLRLKSRDLNQINNNEVPKFQGQTSDKFVPPVYVKTKSLAEQYDAATTPKQVLSSVHSKKVEQGKLLFLNCDTGLKFDLQDLLRASAEILGSNTFGSSYKAVILDGQAVVVKRYKQMNNVPREEFHEHMRRLGNLNHPNILPYMAYYYRKEEKLLISAYVQNRCLASHLHGNHKNKKQGLDWPTRLKIVKGVARGLAYLYNALPSVVTPHGHLKSSNVLLDESFEPLLTDYGLSPLINLDRAQQVIMPYRSPEYAQLGRITRKTDMWSFGILILEILTGKFPENYLAQTHNSDSDIASWVNTMITEKHTSDVFDADMGGFGNSKAELLKLLKIGLSCCEENVERRLDIKEALDQIEDLKEAESDGEYSSTTLVTSDRDAYRAV